The Streptomyces sp. CC0208 genome window below encodes:
- a CDS encoding nitroreductase family deazaflavin-dependent oxidoreductase, giving the protein MSTHVQKPGWFTVNVFNRMVAWLTRRGLSVWGSRVLAVRGRKSGEWRTTPVNLLTVDGRQYLVAPRGHVQWTHNMRAAGGGELHLGKRVEAFTATEVGDDDKVPLLRAYLKRWKAEVGVFFKGVGPDSPDADLRRIAPDHPVFRITVKS; this is encoded by the coding sequence GTGTCCACGCACGTCCAGAAGCCCGGCTGGTTCACGGTCAACGTCTTCAACCGCATGGTGGCCTGGCTCACCCGCCGTGGTCTCAGCGTCTGGGGCTCCCGTGTCCTGGCCGTGCGCGGCCGCAAGAGCGGCGAGTGGCGGACCACCCCGGTGAACCTGCTGACGGTGGACGGCCGGCAGTACCTGGTGGCGCCACGCGGCCATGTCCAGTGGACGCACAACATGCGCGCGGCCGGCGGCGGCGAACTGCACCTCGGCAAACGCGTGGAGGCCTTCACCGCGACCGAGGTGGGCGACGACGACAAGGTCCCGCTCCTGCGCGCCTACCTCAAGCGCTGGAAGGCCGAGGTCGGCGTCTTCTTCAAGGGAGTCGGCCCCGACTCCCCCGACGCCGACCTGCGCCGCATCGCGCCCGACCACCCCGTCTTCCGCATCACGGTCAAGAGCTGA
- a CDS encoding dipeptidase — protein sequence MSSNPVAETVASLMPRARAELTELVAFKSVADFDQFPKSESEAAARWVADALTAEGFQDVALLDTPDGTQSVYGYLPGPEGAKTVLLYAHYDVQPPLDEAGWTTPPFELTERDGRWYGRGAADCKGGVIMHLLALRALKANGGVPVHVKFIAEGSEEQSTGGLERYAEAHPALLEADTIVIGDAGNFRVGLPTVTTTLRGMTMLRVQVDTLAGNLHSGQFGGAAPDALAALIRVLDSLRGKDGTTTIDGLTPDASWDGLQYDEEQFRADAKVLDGVELIGDGTVADRIWARPAVTVLGIDCPPVVGATPSVQASARALVSLRVPPGIDAAEATKLLQAHLETHTPWGARVRTEQIGQGQPFRADTASPAYAAMADAMTVAYPGQEMQYAGQGGSIPLCNTLAALYPHAEILLIGLSEPEAQIHAVNESVSPQELERLSVAEALFLRNYAAS from the coding sequence ATGTCGTCGAATCCGGTCGCCGAGACCGTCGCCTCGCTGATGCCGAGGGCGCGGGCGGAGCTCACCGAACTGGTGGCCTTCAAGTCGGTGGCGGACTTCGACCAGTTCCCGAAGAGCGAGAGCGAGGCCGCCGCCCGCTGGGTCGCGGACGCGCTCACCGCCGAGGGGTTCCAGGACGTGGCACTGCTCGACACCCCGGACGGCACCCAGTCCGTGTACGGCTACCTGCCCGGCCCGGAGGGAGCGAAGACCGTCCTGCTGTACGCCCACTACGACGTGCAGCCGCCGCTGGACGAGGCCGGCTGGACGACCCCGCCCTTCGAGCTCACCGAGCGCGACGGCCGCTGGTACGGGCGCGGGGCCGCCGACTGCAAGGGCGGTGTGATCATGCACCTGCTCGCCCTGCGCGCACTGAAGGCGAACGGCGGGGTGCCGGTCCACGTCAAGTTCATCGCCGAGGGCTCGGAGGAGCAGAGCACCGGGGGCCTGGAGCGGTACGCCGAGGCACATCCCGCACTCCTGGAGGCGGACACCATCGTCATCGGCGACGCGGGCAACTTCCGCGTCGGCCTGCCGACGGTCACCACCACCCTGCGTGGCATGACCATGCTGCGCGTCCAGGTCGACACCCTCGCGGGCAACCTCCACTCGGGCCAGTTCGGCGGCGCCGCCCCCGACGCGCTGGCCGCGCTGATCCGGGTACTGGACTCGCTGCGCGGGAAGGACGGCACGACCACGATCGACGGGCTCACGCCGGACGCCTCCTGGGACGGCCTCCAGTACGACGAGGAGCAGTTCCGGGCGGACGCCAAGGTCCTGGACGGCGTCGAGCTGATCGGTGACGGCACGGTCGCCGACCGCATCTGGGCCCGCCCGGCCGTGACGGTCCTCGGCATCGACTGCCCGCCGGTCGTCGGCGCCACCCCGTCCGTGCAGGCGAGCGCCCGCGCGCTGGTCAGCCTGCGGGTGCCGCCGGGCATCGACGCGGCCGAGGCGACCAAGCTGCTCCAGGCGCACCTGGAGACGCACACGCCGTGGGGTGCGCGGGTGCGCACCGAGCAGATCGGCCAGGGGCAGCCGTTCCGCGCGGACACCGCCAGCCCGGCGTACGCGGCGATGGCCGACGCGATGACGGTGGCGTACCCGGGCCAGGAGATGCAGTACGCCGGCCAGGGCGGCTCCATCCCCCTGTGCAACACCCTCGCGGCCCTCTACCCGCACGCCGAGATCCTCCTCATCGGCCTGAGCGAGCCGGAGGCCCAGATCCACGCCGTGAACGAGAGCGTCTCCCCGCAGGAGCTGGAGCGCCTTTCGGTGGCCGAGGCCCTGTTCCTGCGCAACTACGCGGCGAGCTGA
- a CDS encoding response regulator transcription factor produces the protein MIRVLLADDQSLVRAGFRALLDAQPDIEVAGEAPDGEAALRKVRELRPDIVLMDIRMPLLDGLAATRRITEDTALKEVKVVMLTTFELDEYVFEAIRSGASGFLVKDTEPEELLRAVRAVVDGDALLSPGVTRRLIAEFAARSKEPEAEGALAGLTEREREVMALVGIGLSNEEIARRLVVSPLTAKTHVSRTMVKLGARDRAQLVVLAYESGLVRPGWLG, from the coding sequence GTGATCCGCGTACTGCTCGCCGACGACCAGTCGCTCGTGCGGGCCGGTTTCCGGGCCCTGCTCGACGCGCAGCCGGACATCGAGGTGGCGGGGGAGGCCCCGGACGGTGAGGCGGCGCTGCGCAAGGTGCGTGAACTGCGGCCGGACATCGTCCTGATGGACATCCGGATGCCGCTGCTCGACGGGCTCGCCGCGACCCGGCGCATCACCGAGGACACCGCCCTGAAAGAGGTGAAGGTGGTCATGCTCACCACCTTCGAGCTCGACGAGTACGTCTTCGAGGCGATCCGTTCCGGCGCCTCAGGGTTCCTGGTCAAGGACACCGAGCCGGAGGAACTCCTGCGCGCCGTACGGGCGGTGGTCGACGGCGACGCGCTCCTCTCGCCGGGGGTGACCCGCCGTCTCATCGCCGAGTTCGCGGCCCGCTCCAAGGAGCCCGAGGCCGAAGGCGCCCTCGCCGGACTCACCGAGCGGGAACGGGAGGTGATGGCCCTGGTCGGCATCGGTCTGTCCAACGAGGAGATCGCCCGCCGCCTGGTCGTCAGCCCGCTCACCGCCAAGACCCACGTCAGCCGCACGATGGTCAAGCTGGGCGCCCGCGACCGCGCCCAACTGGTGGTCCTGGCCTATGAGTCGGGGTTGGTGCGGCCCGGCTGGCTGGGCTGA
- a CDS encoding type 1 glutamine amidotransferase domain-containing protein: protein MSKILFVMTGADQWTLADGTQHPTGFWAEEAVAPYEAFKAAGHEIVVATPGGVVPTVDKGSLAAEVNGGQENADRIAGVLTSATELQHPVRLDEVNLDDYAAVFYPGGHGPMEDLAVDADSGRLLTRALESGKPLGVVCHAPAALLAATRADGSNAFAGRRVAAFTNAEETQAGLADKAKWLLQDRLTEAGVQVEVAEPWAPHVIVDGNLVTGQNPASSAPLAAELLKKLG from the coding sequence ATGTCGAAGATCCTCTTTGTGATGACCGGTGCCGACCAGTGGACCCTGGCCGACGGCACCCAGCACCCGACCGGCTTCTGGGCCGAGGAGGCCGTCGCCCCGTACGAGGCCTTCAAGGCCGCAGGCCACGAGATCGTCGTGGCCACCCCGGGCGGGGTCGTGCCGACCGTGGACAAGGGCAGCCTCGCGGCCGAGGTCAACGGCGGGCAGGAGAACGCCGACCGTATCGCCGGGGTGCTCACCTCGGCCACCGAACTCCAGCACCCGGTACGGCTGGACGAGGTGAACCTCGACGACTACGCGGCCGTCTTCTACCCCGGCGGCCACGGACCGATGGAGGACCTCGCGGTCGACGCGGACTCCGGCCGACTGCTCACCCGCGCCCTGGAGAGCGGCAAGCCCCTCGGGGTCGTCTGCCACGCCCCGGCCGCGCTGCTCGCCGCCACCAGGGCGGACGGCTCCAACGCGTTCGCGGGCCGCCGCGTGGCCGCCTTCACCAACGCCGAGGAAACCCAGGCGGGCCTCGCCGACAAGGCGAAGTGGCTGCTCCAGGACCGGCTCACCGAGGCCGGCGTCCAGGTCGAGGTGGCCGAGCCGTGGGCCCCGCATGTGATCGTCGACGGCAACCTGGTGACCGGGCAGAACCCGGCGTCCTCCGCGCCGCTCGCCGCCGAACTGCTGAAGAAGCTGGGCTGA
- a CDS encoding TetR/AcrR family transcriptional regulator, with protein sequence MSTAQGARARARIEVTAAIKDEARRQLAAGGAAKLSLRAVARELGMVSSALYRYFPSRDDLLTALIIDAYDSLGESAERAHEPVAQAAPQERWVAVCEAVRRWALGHPHEYALIYGSPVPGYTAPQTTVPPAARVGLLLIGIVRDAHSGPGGLAELPAVPEDLHGEADRIAADLAPDLPAPAAAALVAAWAQLFGLVGFELFGQFHRVVEEREPFFRHAVRQLGRGVGLR encoded by the coding sequence ATGAGCACCGCACAAGGCGCCCGGGCCCGCGCCCGGATCGAAGTCACCGCCGCCATCAAGGACGAGGCGCGCCGGCAGCTCGCGGCGGGGGGCGCGGCGAAGCTCTCGCTGCGGGCCGTGGCACGCGAGCTGGGGATGGTCTCGTCGGCGCTGTACCGCTACTTCCCGAGCCGCGACGACCTGCTCACCGCGTTGATCATCGACGCGTACGACTCCCTGGGGGAGAGCGCGGAACGGGCGCACGAGCCTGTCGCGCAGGCGGCCCCGCAGGAGCGCTGGGTCGCGGTGTGCGAGGCGGTCCGCCGCTGGGCGCTCGGCCATCCGCACGAGTACGCCCTGATCTACGGCTCTCCCGTCCCCGGCTACACCGCACCGCAGACCACCGTCCCGCCCGCCGCCCGCGTCGGCCTCCTCCTGATCGGCATCGTCCGCGACGCCCACTCCGGTCCGGGCGGCCTGGCGGAGCTGCCCGCAGTGCCCGAAGACCTGCACGGCGAGGCCGACCGCATCGCCGCCGACCTCGCCCCGGACCTCCCGGCCCCCGCGGCCGCGGCTCTCGTGGCGGCCTGGGCCCAGCTCTTCGGCCTGGTCGGCTTCGAACTCTTCGGCCAGTTCCACCGGGTGGTGGAGGAGCGGGAACCGTTCTTCCGGCATGCGGTACGGCAGCTGGGGCGAGGCGTGGGGCTCCGGTAG
- a CDS encoding sensor histidine kinase codes for MDGEQGVRGGGSPRWWHGPPWWRDAGGDGRGARWPWPSTLVLTFFVLGGSNYAAHQQVGERAALDPFARALLVIGSGLLLWRHRRPVLVVFGTAAAAMLYLGAGYPYGPVFLTVALACFSAVVAGHRKAAWTALGMLWAGHVLVAHWLYQWLPPSKDSAAPWGQEGVIAAWVVAIVAVSELARTRREQWARERAERTRAAQRRADEERLRIARELHDVLAHSISVINVQAGVGLALLDTDPEQARTALSTIKAASKEALGEVRQVLDTLRTPGDAPRAPAPGLDRLPELVSQAAGAGLTVEVEGTAPGLPPGADLAAFRIVQEALTNVVRHSGSRHARVRLDHDTDALRLRIDDDGPATGADAGGSGNGLAGMRERAAALGGTIEAGPRPEGGFRVLAVLPLKVKAKEDDR; via the coding sequence ATGGACGGTGAGCAGGGCGTGCGCGGGGGAGGTTCGCCGCGCTGGTGGCACGGGCCGCCGTGGTGGCGCGATGCCGGCGGCGACGGGCGCGGCGCCCGGTGGCCGTGGCCGTCCACCCTGGTGCTCACGTTCTTCGTGCTCGGCGGGTCGAACTACGCGGCCCATCAGCAGGTCGGCGAGCGGGCCGCGCTCGATCCGTTCGCGCGGGCGCTGCTGGTGATCGGCTCCGGGCTGCTGCTGTGGCGGCATCGCCGGCCCGTGCTCGTCGTCTTCGGTACGGCGGCTGCCGCGATGCTGTACCTCGGGGCCGGGTATCCGTACGGGCCCGTGTTCCTCACCGTCGCCCTCGCCTGCTTCAGCGCCGTCGTGGCCGGACACCGCAAGGCCGCCTGGACCGCGCTCGGAATGCTGTGGGCCGGGCATGTCCTGGTGGCCCACTGGCTCTACCAGTGGCTGCCGCCGTCCAAGGACTCGGCCGCCCCCTGGGGGCAGGAGGGTGTGATCGCCGCCTGGGTCGTCGCCATCGTCGCCGTCTCGGAGCTGGCCCGGACCCGCCGTGAGCAGTGGGCCCGGGAGCGGGCCGAGCGGACCCGGGCCGCACAGCGGCGCGCCGACGAGGAGCGGCTGCGGATCGCCCGTGAACTGCACGACGTCCTCGCGCACAGCATCTCCGTCATCAACGTCCAGGCCGGCGTCGGCCTCGCCCTCCTCGACACCGACCCCGAACAGGCCCGCACCGCGCTCAGCACCATCAAGGCCGCCAGCAAGGAGGCGCTCGGCGAGGTCCGCCAGGTGCTCGACACCCTGCGCACCCCCGGAGACGCGCCGCGCGCCCCCGCGCCGGGCCTCGACCGGCTGCCCGAGCTGGTGTCCCAGGCGGCCGGCGCGGGCCTCACGGTCGAGGTGGAGGGAACGGCGCCGGGGTTGCCGCCCGGCGCGGACCTCGCCGCCTTCCGGATCGTCCAGGAGGCGCTCACCAATGTCGTACGGCACTCGGGATCGCGGCACGCGCGCGTGCGACTCGATCACGACACCGACGCGCTACGACTGCGTATCGACGACGACGGACCCGCGACCGGTGCCGACGCGGGCGGCAGCGGCAACGGTCTGGCCGGAATGCGGGAGCGGGCCGCCGCACTCGGTGGCACGATCGAGGCGGGGCCGCGCCCCGAGGGCGGGTTCCGGGTGCTCGCCGTACTGCCGCTCAAGGTGAAGGCCAAGGAGGACGACCGGTGA
- a CDS encoding MFS transporter — MTSPLTTPADPSSAVRWTPRLWGTLLVLCAAMFLDALDVSMVGVALPSIGADLGLSTSTLQWIVSGYILGYGGLLLLGGRAADLLGRRQVFLVALGVFAVASLLGGLADSGPLLIASRFIKGLSAAFTAPAGLSIITTTFAEGPLRNRALSIYTTCGATGYSMGLVFSGLLTEASWRYTMLLPAPVALIALVVGLRLLPRSEREQSTGGYDIPGAVLGTASMLLLVFTVVQAPEAGWGSARTLLSFVAVIALLAAFVAVERRSQNPLIRLGVLRSGPQVRAQLGALTFLGSYMGFQFLVTFYMQQLLGWSALHTALAFLPAGALVALSATKVGTVIDRFGTPRLIVAGFALMVVGYLLFLRIDLDPVYAAVILPTMLLVGAAFALTFPSLNVQATNGVDEHEQGMVSGLLNTSVQVGGALFLAVVTAVLTANAPGEGASPQAVLDSYLPALTVVTGIAVLGLLISLTGLRVRRRQESVVVAKSTSLEETERVVVHD; from the coding sequence ATGACCTCTCCGCTCACCACCCCCGCGGACCCGTCCTCAGCGGTCCGCTGGACACCCAGGCTCTGGGGCACCCTGCTGGTGCTGTGCGCCGCGATGTTCCTGGACGCCCTCGACGTCTCCATGGTCGGCGTCGCGCTCCCGTCCATCGGCGCCGACCTGGGCCTTTCCACCTCGACGCTGCAATGGATCGTCAGCGGCTACATCCTCGGCTACGGCGGTCTCCTGCTCCTGGGCGGCCGGGCCGCCGACCTGCTGGGCCGGCGCCAGGTCTTCCTGGTGGCCCTCGGAGTCTTCGCGGTCGCCTCGCTCCTCGGCGGCCTCGCCGATTCGGGCCCGCTGCTGATCGCCAGTCGTTTCATCAAGGGCCTCAGCGCCGCCTTCACCGCGCCCGCGGGCCTGTCCATCATCACCACGACCTTCGCCGAAGGCCCCCTGCGCAACCGCGCGTTGTCCATCTACACCACCTGCGGCGCCACCGGCTACTCGATGGGCCTGGTCTTCTCGGGCCTGCTCACAGAGGCCAGTTGGCGCTACACCATGCTGCTGCCCGCGCCCGTCGCCCTGATCGCCCTCGTCGTCGGTCTGAGGCTGCTGCCGCGCAGTGAGCGCGAGCAGAGCACCGGCGGCTACGACATCCCCGGCGCCGTCCTCGGGACCGCCTCGATGCTGCTGCTCGTGTTCACGGTGGTCCAGGCACCGGAAGCGGGATGGGGTTCGGCCCGCACGCTCCTGTCCTTCGTCGCCGTGATCGCCCTGCTGGCCGCCTTCGTGGCCGTCGAGCGGCGCAGCCAGAACCCGCTGATCCGGCTCGGCGTGCTCCGCTCGGGACCCCAAGTACGGGCCCAGTTGGGCGCGTTGACGTTCCTCGGCAGCTATATGGGCTTCCAGTTCCTGGTGACCTTCTACATGCAGCAACTGCTCGGCTGGTCGGCGCTGCACACCGCGCTGGCCTTCCTCCCGGCGGGTGCGCTCGTGGCCCTGTCCGCGACCAAGGTCGGCACGGTCATCGACCGGTTCGGCACCCCGCGGCTGATCGTGGCGGGCTTCGCGCTGATGGTCGTCGGCTATCTGCTGTTCCTGCGCATCGACCTCGACCCGGTCTACGCGGCGGTGATCCTGCCGACCATGCTGCTGGTCGGCGCCGCCTTCGCGCTGACCTTTCCGTCGCTCAACGTCCAGGCCACCAACGGCGTGGACGAGCACGAGCAGGGCATGGTCTCGGGTCTGCTCAACACCTCGGTCCAGGTGGGCGGCGCGCTGTTCCTCGCCGTGGTGACGGCGGTCCTGACAGCGAACGCGCCCGGGGAGGGCGCGTCCCCGCAGGCCGTGCTCGACAGCTATCTGCCCGCCCTGACGGTGGTCACCGGGATCGCGGTCCTGGGTCTGCTGATCTCGCTCACCGGCCTGCGCGTGAGGCGTCGGCAGGAGAGCGTGGTCGTCGCCAAGTCCACCTCCCTGGAGGAGACGGAGCGCGTGGTCGTACACGACTAG
- a CDS encoding geranylgeranyl reductase family protein, producing MSSENSSADDSSADGVQDDAQRVWDVVVVGAGPAGASAAYAAAVAGRRVLLLEKAELPRYKTCGGGIIGPSRDALPPGFELPFRDRVHAVTFSNNGRFTRTRRSKQMLFGLINRPEFDQQLVEHAQKAGAELRTGVTVQRVEQHGSAVPDRRTVAVLLQGGETVLARAVVGADGSASRIGAHVGVKLDQVDLGLEAEIPVPETVAEDWKGRVLIDWGPMPGSYGWVFPKGDTLTVGVISARGEGAATKRYLEDFVGRLGLAGFEPSISSGHLTRCRADDSPLSRGRVLVCGDAAGLLEPWTREGISFALRSGRLAGEWAVRIGEAHDAVDARRQALNYAFAVKAGLGVEMSVGKRMLTAFERRPGLFHAALTGFRPAWNAFREITQGATSLGELVRGRPMAQRALAALDPRPAGAPEGGEVSS from the coding sequence GTGAGCAGCGAGAACTCTTCGGCGGACGACTCTTCGGCGGACGGCGTGCAGGACGACGCGCAGCGGGTGTGGGACGTCGTCGTGGTGGGGGCGGGCCCCGCGGGCGCCTCGGCCGCCTACGCGGCGGCGGTCGCGGGACGGCGTGTGCTGTTGCTGGAGAAAGCCGAGCTGCCGCGCTACAAGACGTGCGGCGGCGGCATCATCGGTCCCTCGCGGGACGCGTTGCCGCCCGGCTTCGAGCTGCCGTTCCGGGACCGGGTGCACGCGGTCACGTTCTCGAACAACGGCCGCTTCACGCGGACCCGGCGCTCCAAGCAGATGCTGTTCGGGCTGATCAACCGGCCCGAGTTCGACCAGCAGCTCGTCGAGCACGCCCAGAAGGCGGGCGCCGAACTGCGCACCGGCGTCACCGTGCAGCGCGTCGAGCAGCACGGCTCGGCGGTGCCCGACCGGCGTACGGTCGCCGTGCTCCTCCAGGGCGGCGAGACGGTGCTCGCGCGGGCGGTCGTCGGTGCCGACGGCAGCGCCAGCCGGATAGGCGCGCATGTCGGGGTGAAGCTCGACCAGGTGGACCTCGGCCTGGAGGCGGAGATCCCGGTGCCGGAGACCGTCGCCGAGGACTGGAAGGGGCGGGTGCTCATCGACTGGGGCCCGATGCCCGGCAGTTACGGCTGGGTCTTCCCCAAGGGGGACACCCTGACGGTCGGGGTGATCTCGGCGCGAGGTGAAGGCGCGGCCACCAAGCGGTACTTGGAGGACTTCGTCGGGCGCCTCGGCCTCGCCGGGTTCGAACCGAGCATCTCCTCCGGCCACCTGACCCGCTGCCGTGCCGACGACTCGCCGCTCTCACGCGGGCGGGTGCTGGTGTGCGGTGACGCGGCGGGGCTCCTGGAGCCGTGGACCCGCGAGGGCATCTCCTTCGCGCTGCGTTCCGGGCGGCTCGCGGGGGAGTGGGCGGTCAGGATAGGGGAGGCACATGACGCGGTGGACGCCCGGCGCCAGGCGCTGAACTACGCGTTCGCCGTCAAGGCGGGTCTCGGCGTCGAGATGAGCGTCGGCAAGCGGATGCTGACGGCGTTCGAGCGCCGCCCCGGCCTGTTCCACGCGGCGCTGACGGGTTTCCGGCCCGCGTGGAACGCGTTCCGGGAGATCACCCAGGGCGCGACCTCGCTGGGCGAGCTGGTCCGGGGCCGGCCGATGGCCCAGCGGGCGCTGGCCGCGCTGGACCCGCGTCCCGCCGGGGCCCCCGAGGGCGGGGAGGTCAGCTCTTGA
- a CDS encoding MarR family transcriptional regulator: MVAKKPERALAEQWRDILALHARTQCELDRALHQHGLCGSDFEVLDVLADGGCAYRVQEISERVHLSQSALSRLIARLEKDGLVERGMCAEDRRGVRVSLTAKGRALHRDALPVQRSVLTRMLEASS; the protein is encoded by the coding sequence ATGGTGGCGAAGAAGCCCGAGCGGGCACTCGCGGAGCAGTGGCGGGACATCCTCGCGCTGCACGCGCGCACGCAGTGCGAACTGGACCGCGCTCTCCATCAACACGGCCTGTGCGGCAGCGACTTCGAGGTGCTGGACGTCCTGGCCGACGGCGGCTGCGCCTACCGTGTGCAGGAGATCTCCGAGCGGGTCCATCTGAGTCAGAGCGCGCTGTCGCGGCTGATCGCCCGGCTGGAGAAGGACGGACTCGTCGAGCGCGGGATGTGCGCGGAGGACCGGCGGGGTGTACGCGTCTCGCTCACGGCCAAGGGGCGCGCGCTGCACCGTGACGCCCTGCCGGTGCAACGCTCGGTCCTCACCCGGATGTTGGAGGCATCCTCCTAG
- a CDS encoding DUF6332 family protein: METYGGRRNQAARDAATVETGYALCSALFAAAVLFGAVAGPALLFELPGTVETLLLRAGLTIAPVVFVARVISVLVRFRRERPQPSQPGRTNPDS, translated from the coding sequence ATGGAGACGTACGGGGGACGCCGGAACCAGGCGGCGCGGGACGCCGCCACCGTCGAGACCGGATACGCGCTGTGCAGCGCGCTGTTCGCGGCGGCGGTGCTGTTCGGGGCGGTGGCGGGACCGGCGCTGCTGTTCGAACTGCCGGGCACCGTGGAGACGTTGCTGCTGCGGGCCGGGCTCACGATCGCCCCCGTGGTCTTCGTCGCCCGGGTGATCAGTGTGCTGGTGCGCTTCCGGCGGGAGCGACCTCAGCCCAGCCAGCCGGGCCGCACCAACCCCGACTCATAG
- a CDS encoding LysR family transcriptional regulator, with protein sequence MRDRNTNGSEDAGSGPAVGVPLDLNLLRTFLSVYRTGSFTAGARLLGLSQPTVTTQIRTLERQLGRELFERRARGVTPAPYADELAARIVQPLDSLAAVAGATGSAEDGPAEPVHLAGPAELLSRCVLPGLAHLVERGVRLRITPGLTEPLLDDLRAGRHDLVIATFRPRGRTLTALPLNDEEFVLVAAPAWARRIGAPEHLAAALHGVPLIAYAEDLPIVRRYWRHVFGRRLVRQPALTMPDLNGVKAAVVGGSGFTVLPRYLCAGELASGALALLHDPDDPPINTAFLVQRPGTSGNPHVALTRDHLLQAARDW encoded by the coding sequence ATGAGGGATAGGAACACCAATGGCTCCGAGGACGCGGGGTCGGGGCCGGCCGTCGGGGTGCCGCTCGACCTGAACCTGCTGCGGACCTTCCTGAGCGTGTACCGCACCGGTTCCTTCACCGCCGGGGCCCGTCTCCTCGGTCTGTCCCAGCCCACGGTCACCACGCAGATCCGCACTCTGGAACGGCAGTTGGGCCGCGAGCTGTTCGAGCGCCGGGCGCGGGGTGTGACCCCGGCGCCGTACGCGGACGAGCTCGCCGCCCGGATCGTGCAGCCCCTGGACTCGCTCGCCGCGGTGGCGGGGGCCACCGGAAGCGCGGAGGACGGCCCGGCCGAGCCGGTGCACCTGGCCGGCCCGGCCGAGTTGCTGTCCCGGTGCGTCCTGCCCGGGCTCGCGCACCTGGTGGAAAGGGGCGTACGGCTGCGCATCACGCCGGGTCTGACCGAACCGCTCCTGGACGACCTGCGCGCGGGCCGCCACGACCTGGTGATCGCCACGTTCCGGCCACGCGGCCGCACGCTCACGGCCCTGCCGCTCAACGACGAGGAGTTCGTCCTGGTCGCCGCCCCCGCCTGGGCCCGGCGGATCGGCGCACCGGAACACCTCGCGGCCGCGCTGCACGGCGTCCCGCTCATCGCCTATGCCGAGGACCTGCCGATCGTGCGGCGCTATTGGCGGCACGTCTTCGGCCGACGCCTGGTACGGCAGCCGGCCCTCACCATGCCCGACCTGAACGGCGTGAAGGCCGCAGTGGTCGGGGGATCCGGATTCACCGTGCTCCCCCGCTATCTGTGCGCCGGGGAGCTGGCGTCGGGCGCACTGGCCCTGCTGCACGACCCCGACGACCCGCCCATCAACACGGCCTTCCTGGTACAACGCCCCGGCACCTCCGGCAACCCCCACGTGGCACTGACCCGGGACCACCTGCTGCAAGCCGCCCGCGACTGGTAG